The nucleotide sequence TTAATCAAGGAACCGTTTATATAGCAGTCACCATTCAGATCAGGACAAATTAGAACGCTGGAAACCTGATCTCGTCATCTTTATCTTCCCGATACCCCGTCTCCTGTTCCCTGTCCCCGGCTACAAGAAACTGTTTGTAAACTGGTGTTAAATCCATCCAGGCGTTTACAGCTCAAAGGTTTCAAGAACAGGGCATTTGTTCTATATTTGTTCTACAAAACCTTGAATTCCCTGCCTGTCAGGGCGTTTATATTTATTTACAAACAGTTTCTAGATTTGATTTCTTCATCATTATTGTGTGACTACTTGTGTGACTATTCGCCAGACAGTTCTCCAAACATTTCAGTTGCGATCGCGGTCCTTCCTGATGGCTGGTTTTATTTGCCTGCTGCTGTTGTTGCTTTCAGGTTGCCGCCCAGCAAACTTTCGTTCCCAGGCGGTACAGGGTTCCCAGCTTGTTTTGAGTGCCCTGACCGATCCTAAAACCTTTAACTATGCCAATAATCAATCCTTTCCCAATATCTTTCTGTTCACCTACGAGGGATTGACCCGCGAAAACGGCGTGACAGGGGAAATTGAGCCAGCTCTGGCAGAATCCTGGGAAATTTCCCCCGATCAAAAGCGCGTGGTGTTTACCTTACGAAAGGGGCTGAAATGGTCAGATGGCCATCCTCTGACTGTCGATGATGTGGTGTTTACCTATCGAGATATTGTTGCCAATCCCGAAATTCCTACAGATGGCAAGGACAGTCTTCGCATTGGTTCTGAAGGGTTGTTTCCCCAGGTGCGTAAGTTGGGCGATCGCCAGGTCGAGTTTCTTTTGCCAGAACCCTTTGCGCCCCTGCTCCGGGCAACCGCTGCTCCCGATGGCATCCTGATTATGCCCAAACATGCCCTGGAGGAAACCCTGCGCACAAAAGGCCCCGATGGTAATTTGAAATTCATTTCCACCTGGAACACCGATACCCCCCCTGACCAGATCATTGTCAACGGTCCCTATCTGCTGGACAGCTACACCGCCGGTCAACGCCTGGTGTTTCGTAGGAATCCCTACTACTGGCGTCAGGACGACCAGGGCAATCCCTTACCTAAAGTGGATCGAATAGTCTGGCAGTTTGTTGAAAGCACCGATACCCAGCTTCTGCGCTTCCGTTCCGGTGAGTTGGATATCATGGGCGATTCCCGTCCCCTGCGTCCAGAATATTACTCGCTGCTGAAGCGGGAAGAAAAGCGCGGTAACTTTCGGGTGTATCATGGCGGCCCCTGGTCAGGCATCCTCTATCTGGCATTTAACCTGAACAAAGCCCAGGATGCCAGCGGCAAGCCAGTGGTTGACCCGGTGAAGTCCCGCTGGTTTAATAATCTGGCGTTCCGGCAGGCAGTGGCTTATGCGATTAACCGCGATCGCATCAACATCAACCTGTTTCGGGGTCTGGGCGTAATTCAGAACTCCCCGATTTCGGTGCAAAGCCCCTATTTTCTGTCTCCCGCAGAGGGATTGAAAGTCTATGCCTATAATCCAGAAAAAGCCAGAGAACTGCTGCTGGGAGCAGGCTTCCGATACAATTCCCAGGGGCAATTATTGGATGCAGAGGGCAATCGGGTACGGTTCACACTCCTGACCAATGCCAGCAACCTGGTACGGGTGGCCATGGGTGCCCAGATCCGGCAAGACCTGGATCAGATTGGTATTCAGGTAGATTTTAATGCCATCAACTTCAATACTCTGGGTGACAAACTGTCAACCACACGGGATTGGGATGCCCACATCATCGGCTTCACTGGCGGCATCGACCCCCACGGTTCGGCCAACTTCTGGATGAGCAATGGAGCTTCCCATTATTTCAACTTGAAGTCCCAACCTGGACAACAACCCCTCCAGAATTGGGAAGCCGCTGACTACGAAAAAGAAATCGATCGCCTGTTTATTGCGGGTGCCAGGGAACTCGATGAATCGAAACGAAAAGTAATTTATGCAGAATTTCAGCGTCTCGTCCAGGAGCAACTCCCAATTTTGCTCCTGGTGAACGATTCTGCTCTGATGGCAGTCCGCAATAAGGTTGAAGGTTTGAAGTACACAGGCTTACCCAGTTGGGGCTTGTGGAATATCCAGGAACTTCAGATCAAAGACAATGCGGTTGCCCATTGACCTGATTAGTACATCCAAGACACCAGAGAATGGGGAGTTTATAATCTGAGGCTTCACCACAGAGGCACGGAGGACACCGAGAAGTTCCTTTGTGCTCTCTGTGTCTCTGTGGTAAAACATCTAATCTTTCAATTTATTTCATCCACGATCCCGATGTACTGAGGAATGCAGATTTTATAAGTCGATCAGTTTCAACCGCCCTGCCTGCACATAGTCAAAAATACGATTGATCTGGCTGCGATCTTCGTCTGTAAGCTTGCGTTCAGCCAGTAGCGCGGATGTTAACTGCAAATGCTGCATACGGGTTATCTGACCAGACGCCACAATTTGATCCGTAAGATGCCTGATGGCTGAGTTTGATTTTCCTGGAACGCTTCCCATAGGAGTAATTACTGAGTCGGAATAGTGCTTTTCGTCTCTTCAATCATCGTAACCAGTTTGTAGACTCCATCCTCAAACAGTTGCGTTGTACGCACCCGATGATTCAGTGTTGTCAGGGCAATCAATTCGTTATAAAAGGTTTTACAGCCCTGTAATGTGCGGCTTCCCCGGTAAACAATCAAATCGTCTGTGATTGCCCAGGCAATGCCAGAAAAGCCCGTTGCCTTTTCCCCGCCCAGGGTATAGACTTCGTCGGTCAGTGGAAAAACCAGGGTTCCCTCACGAAAATCGCCATAGTAGTGGGCGGTTACTTCCCTGGGGGTATCAATACGGACAGTGTTGGTCTGCACATACTGTGAACCGTTGATCTCAATGGTGACCCGTACCAGATGTTCATCCATGAGCGCTCCCGTCGGGCTGATCCGGCGGGCAACGCCTTCCCATGTCCCACAGTTGCGGAGAAAGGCAAGGGGAACCTTGAACTCGTTGCAGGTCAAGCTGGGAATGCCCAGTCCATCCGTTTCAGCGATTTGAAAGAGAGCCATTGTTTGTTCCAGTTCACTCATCCCTCAAGCATTCCAATCGATCTTATCCCTCTTTAATCACTCTTGAAGAAAATAAATTCTGAGCGTACCTCGTTTCCACGGTGCTGCCTGGACGTAGCTTTAAGCGGCTTGCTTATGCCGGCGACCAATTTTTTGACTCATTTCACGACTGGTGCGCTGATATTCATGCACAATTGGTTTCCGTTCTGTCTGATAGGCTTCTACGGCCACCTCTATCTGAGCAGAGGAGACAAGGTGGCGTACCAGGGACAGTGCATCTTCAAATCCGGCGGTCATGCCGCGAGCGCGGGTTGGGCTTTTAGCATGGGCAGCATCGCCAATCAAAACAATCCGTCCCTGACACAGGCGAGGCAAGGGAGGAATATCGTAGGAGTAGCGGCTGACGATGTGTTCAGGTGGGGTGGCCTCAATCACAGCACGGGCTTCTTTGGGGAGTTTTGCCAGTTCCCTGGCAGGGATGAGCGAGTTTTGGGGTCTGAGACTACCTCTTTCACTGTCTTCCAGGTCTTTTTCAATGAAGAATCCCCAGTGGGTGCGATCGCCACCGATGTCGAAGAAATTGGCATAAATACCCCGCCCTCGGACATACACAATGAAGTTGCCTTCCGGGCAAAATACCTTATCAGTAACAACCCCCCGCCAGACCAGATCGCCGAGGTAGCAAAGCTCTACTCCAGGGACAACAAACTGACGCACCTTAGAAACAATGCCATCTGCTCCTACCAGCAGATCCCCTTCCCATTCGCTGCCGTCCTTAAAATGGGCTGTGACGCTGTGGGCCGTCTGGGTGATGGATTGTAAATCAACACCACAATGGAGACACTCAGGCGGCAGTGGGCGAAGCAGGGCTTCCAGAATTGCCGTGCGATGGACCAGCATCCCCGGCAGTTCATGGCTGGCATTGGTGACCGACTCGGAACTGATAACGTCACCCCGCAGGTTACGGAACTCGAAGCACCTGACGGGTGAACCCGCGTGAATGATCTGGTTGCAAATTTCAGGATTGCCCTGGTGGAGAGCTTCCATCCCTGCCTGCACCAGGAAAATCCCACATCCCTCGGTGCGCGGATAGGGTGCTTTCTCAAACACAGTTACCTGAAACCCCTGCTGGAGTAGCAAGTTTGCAAGATAAACCCCCGATGTTCCAGCACCAACAATACCAATACGGCTATTTAGAGAAACCATTGACTTAACCTCACTGTTGAAAGGGGGAATTGGATATCAGGCTTTACCATGAGCGTTGAGCCAACGGTGTCAGGCGGCAGCGGTCAGTAGTCAGGAATCAGGAGCGATCAACTACAGGCTGACAGTCAAACCATCCGTAAGTGCTGGTCAGGAACGCTGTGAAGTCTCAAACTGGATGTAGATTGTTACAGATTCATACAGAAGCTGTTGCATCAAGGGTTACATGCTGAAATAATTAGATTTTGGAGAGGTCTATACAAGATTTTTTTTAGAAAAAGCATAAGTCTCAGCAGAGTGGGGCAATGATGACTTCTGCTATCACCCATTCTAGCGAACGGTTCCTTATCCCTGAGAGTACCCCTGAGAGGTATCTTTTTATCGGTTATCTATTAAGAAATCAGAAGGGTTCTTCCGGCTTGCCGGTGAAAGAGTAGCGTAAGCTACTCTTTCATCTAAAACAAAATTCCTGGAATATTGATAAGGAACTGGATGAGTTGAAATCGGTTTCAGTTCATCCAGTCTTTCGGTCATTCAATGGGGGATGGGGTTTAACTGGCGGCGATCGCCCCTGCTCCAGCGGCTGCAACGGCAGAGATTAATGCCGTCATGAACAACCACCAGGCGGCGGCGGCGGCGGCTTTGCGGGTTTCTTCCATCTGAAGTTGGGCCTGGCGCTTGACGGTTTCCAATCGCCGTTGGGCTTCCATTTGAATGCGCTCAGCCCGTTGCAGCACGTTGTTTCGTGCCGCTTCAATCTGGTCAATCACCCGATTCGCATCAGCTTCAGAAATATCTCGACGGGAACTGAGAATGGCAACCAGGGTATCCCGGTCAAAAGCGCTGAGGCGTGCTCGTAATGCTTCAAAGCCTGCCTGCGGGTCATCAAACAGGGTTCGTACATCCTGCTGAATCCCGTCGTAGTTGAGTTCAGGGCGATTCAGGGAGTTGAGGTAATTGCGAAGGCGCGCAAAGATCCGGTCAATTACTTCCTGAATCCTGGCTTGAATCTGCCGCACCTGATCACGCACGGATTCGATTTGATCTACAATCCGATTGGCTTCTGCTTCTGTCATGTCTGGGCGCTGAGCCAGTAGCGCAACCAGTGTGGAGCGGTCGAACCGGGAGAGGCGATCGCCCAGGCTGTGCAAGCCTTCCCTGGGCGACTGAACCAGCAGTTCCAGGTCGCGCTTAATCCCTTCAGGGTTGAGTTCTTCTTTTTCAGTATGGCGCAGGTAGTCCTCAATGCTGGCTTCAAAATCCATCACCGTTTGCTGAGTCCGCAATGCCAGACGACGGGGAGATCGGATAAGTTGCCGAATGGCGGCTAAGGTTTGATCGATGGCTCGATTGACCTGTGCCTCGTTCAGGTCTTCTCGCTGACTGAGTAAGCGTACCAGTGTTTCCCGGTCAATCTTAGACAGGCGTTTCCGTAAGGCATAGCTTCCCTGTTTAGGGTCTTCTAAGAGGGTTTTCAGATCACGTTGAATCCCCTCCGGATTGAGTTCTTCCAGATTCGTCCGTCGGAGATAGTCGGCAATTGCGTTCACGGTCTGGTCATACTGGTCTTTTGCCGCATCAACCAGGATGCGCGGCGAATGAATAAAGCGATACCAGGTGGATTCCACATCATCCAGAATTCGATTGGCTTCTGCTTCGCTGATGTCTTCCCGCTGGCGCAGCAGTTGCACCAGCGTGTCGCGGTCAATGTGAGCAGCCCGGTATCGGAGTGCCTGTAAGCCCAACTGAGGGTCGTTCAATAGCAGTTGCAGATCTTGCTTAATCCCCTCTGGATTGAGTTCTGACTTCCCCGTGTTACGCAGGTAAGATTCCAGCCGTCTCTGGAATTCAGCCAATTTCTGGCTGGCCTGCTCATTCAGGGAGCGGGATTCAAACAGGACGCGATCGCGGGTGGCTTCCAGGGCATTCAGAATAATCTCTGCCTCAGTCGGGGTGACATCCGAACGGCGTAGAAGAATGGCCCGTAAGGTTCCCCGGTGATAGGGCTGCAATCGGTGCTGGAGCGTTGCATCGTCGGCTTCCTCATCTTCCAGCAGAGCCTTAAAGGCTGGCAGGATGCCTTCGGAGACAAGTTGCTCTTTGGGCGTCAGGGTCAGGTAGATTTCAACCCGTTGTTTCAGGTCAACTTCAACTTCAATTTCTCTCGCAGTGACTGCTCCTGCAAAGACATCCCGGCGAATGGACTCCAATTGATCTGCAATTTGCTGGATCTTTGCCTCTGTAAATACGCCTCTAGACCCCAGCAATTCCGCAAAATAGGAGCGGTTCAGTTGGGATAACTGTTGCGCAATGGCCCCCGGATCGGCACTGGGGTCATAGAGCACCTCGCGGAATTCTCGATTAATCGTTGCCGGGTTCATCTGCCAGGAGTACTTATTCAGTAAGTACTGTTCCACATCACTGCGAATGGGACTGTAGGCAGGGGTGTCAGACGTTGCTGCCTTGAGTTGGGCGACCACGTTGTTCGTTTGCGCTGAAATTCTGTCTGGAGCATCTTTTAAGCGGCTGATCACATTCTCCAGATCCAGATCGGAAACGTCGGTGCGCCCAATTAACATGCCAACGATTGCATTCAAGCCGACTTGCAGACTTTGTTGTAAAAAACCAGCCGACTTTTCAGGTGAAGTTCCTGACGGCTCAGATCGCGATCGCTCTGCCAGCAGGCGGTCTAACCTGGCATTCAATTCCTGAATTTGTAAATCTCCTGGTCTGGTGGATTGCAGGTAATCGACTATTTCTGCCATGGAATCCCGCTGCGATCGACGCCCTACAGTTTGCTGCCACACCCCTTCCAGCAGATCGGCAATACGATTTACTTCTTCCCGGCTGAAATCGGTCCGATGGCTGACCAGATCTACAAAGGTCTGGCGGTCAATATGGCGCAGGCGATCGCTGTCTGCAAGTTGGGCAATTTCAGGATCATTCAATAACACTTCAAAATCGCGCCGAATTTGCGCCAGATCAAAGCGCGGTAGTTGAATCCGATGGACATAGTCCTCAATGGACTCGCGAATGCTGGTAGGATCAATGCCGGAACCCAATTCATGCCGAACGGCAGCAGCAACGGCTTCTGCGGTTGAAACAACCTGTTTCTTGGCCGCTCGACTACCAATGGCAGCGGTGGCGGCTCCAAAGATTGCCTGAAAACCGGAAGTTGCCGCATTGACGACTGAACCCACTAAAGACCCGACAGTACTTGAGCTGACCCACACCAGAAGTGTAAAGTAGGCTGCCCAAATCACCAGACCAATAATGGCACCCAATACGGCGTTATTAGACAGTAGACTTAATTGAACAGCGAGGAAACAGGCGATAAACAATGAAATTGTGACCGTTACCAGGGTCCAGATGCCGACTCCCATCCCAATTTTGCGAATGGTTGTCCCCATATCTTCGATATCAGAATCTGGCTCGTCTGAAACTGGAGAAGATAAACGCCCCAGGTAGGAAATCCCTGTTGCAACAGACAAATTGGTCAGTAAAAGCTGCATTGCAAACGCAAGTAGCAGACCCGAAATTAAAGCAATAAAAAATTGGGGTCCTGAAAATAAGACCGATGCTGCTTCCGGTGTGATTGGCTGTGGGGAAACGGGTACTTGGGCAACCCAACGCTGATTGATCCAGGGCTGTGTGAATAAAGATGTAATGTCAGGCATAGACTCTCCTAATCTGGGCGTACGCTTTATAGCCATCCTGTTTGGATTGTGGGCAAGAATTCTTGCTCACAAAGCCTCTCACTCTCACAACGGATTCAGGACTGCTATATGAATAAGCTGCCAGTTTTTGAACTAATACAGGGTTATGAAGCGAGGATGGCACCGCTGTTCTAAGAGTCTCGCTTACGTCAGGTAGAAGCATCTCTCCTGAGTTGGAACCTGTGTCCATACCTTGCTGATTAATCTATACCTTGCTAATTAATTTGATCAGATGCCATCCCGAAACAGACCCACTAATAATCCATACCCGAAATCAGCAACCCCCTTGTGGAGACTCTTATGGAAGATGGGAAACAAGCCGATAGCACGGACGATCTGTACGACCTGAAGCGCTTCTTGCAAGCCCAGGAAACTGATTACGAACGGGCACTGTCCGAGATCAGGAATGGACGGAAACGCTCTCACTGGATGTGGTATATCTTTCCTCAATTCGACGGTCTGGGGTTCAGTCAGACTTCTAAACGATATTCGATTAAAAGCATTGCAGAAGCTAAGGCTTATCTGAGCCATCCTGTTCTCGGTCCACGATTGATAGAGTGCATTGAGGCAACCCGCAGCATCGAGGGGCGCTCCGCATACGAGATTTTTGGATCCCCTGACGATATGAAGTTGAAATCCTGTGCCACTCTGTTTGCATACGTGTCGTCTCCAGGGTCAGTGTTTGACCGGCTCCTTGACAGGTTCTTTCAGGGCGATCGCGATCGTAAAACACTCAGCCTGCTTAACCGGCATCATTCATGAGAGTTGGCAGACGGCAGGTAAACACATCCTTGAAAAGGTTTATAACCCTCTTCTGTCACTTCTGCTGGAAAAATTTATAACCAACCCTCGTTCCAGGTTTCCAGCCTGGAATGGAGGTTCAGAGGCTCTGTCTCAAGTAAACCTGAAAAGAGGCAGAGCCTGGGATTTGCCATTTCCAGGCAGAGCCGTGGAAACGAGGTATTTTCAGAATGTATCTGCTTTAAGAGGGATAAATAGCCAGAAATACTGGACAGTTTGGGGAGAAAACTCTCTTCCCCTGATTTATGCGGCGAAGCCCTATCGATTTAACCCAATCACTCCTTTCAGTTTAGCCCCAGTAAAGCTGGCACCCGTGACATCAGCCCCTGTAAAATTGGCATCTTCTAAATCAGCTCCTGTAAAATTAGCATTTTGCAAATTTGCACCGGTTAGAATTGCATCTTCTAGATCAGCATTTTGCAAATTTGCACCGCTCAGATTGGCGTTGCTTAAATTGGCTTTCTCCAGATCAGCTCGAGTCAGGTTGGCATTTTGCAAGTTTGCACCGCTGAGATCAGCGTTCTCCAAATTGGCACCCTGAAGGTCACACCCGGGACATTGTTTGGTTGAATGCAATTGATTCAGGGCTTCACGCCCAGCCATTGCTTGCGCGATTGCTTGATCCTTGCCCGGTTGTTGAGCCGTGGTTTGTGTTGAAGGTGGCGAAACAGCTACTTGCGATGAAACAGCCGCTTGCGGTGAAGCGTCAGCTTGCGGTTGTCCAACGTTGAATGTTGGAAAACACCCCACTAAGGCGCTGGAGCTTAGTAGGACGATCGCCTTTGAAATTGTGATCATTTGCATTTTTAACAGTATCAGTTCTACAAAACGATTTCTTTCTGTGTCTTACACTGCTGAAGTTTAACATCGGTTTGTTTAATAACCATCTAACCAGGGTTAGACTCTGAGTTACCTCAGTTCCTCCGCACTCATCTACTCACCAAAAACATTACAGGAATGGCAGCCAATTGGATCAATATGGAAAAAACAACCAGAGCAGGTAGCGAAAAACCATACAAAATGCTCATCAAGGCGCTACCTGCAAACCAGGCCAGTCCATATCCGGTAGCGTAATTGACTCTGTTACGCTCTGGATGATGGTTGCAGTCATTTATGACCCCTTTCACAAAGCTTGAAAGAAGACCCTATCCCCAGAGCACATATCGCAAAATCTGGATTCATTACAACGTGAACGCCTCACCTGCGCCGAATTTGAGCACCGCTATGCCGCCATGCCCGACATCAAGAAAAGGAACATAAATTTCTTAAAGCCGATCCGAAAGCTCCAATGGACAAAGCCCAAACTCAGACTGAAGAAGTTTTCGGATAGACTTTAAAAGCCTATCCAAAAAGCCCAAACGGACAAAGCCCAAACTTCAGACTGAAGAAGTTTTCGGGTAGACTTTTAGTGCACTTTGTGTCTTTGTGGTTCAAACTAACAACTGGCGGGTTATTTTCGGCAACCTGCCCTGGCAAGCGAATAAGCCTTCGTGAATTAACTTTGCCGTGCCAACTTCTGACCCCACAATTTACCTCGACTACCATGCCACCACCCCCGTCGATCGCCGCGTCGCTGATCGCGTCTATCACTTCATGACGCAGGAGTTTGGCAATGCCAGCAGTGTGGATCATGAGTGGGGCGATCGCGCCGAAGCTGCCATCAAGCAGGCTGCCCAACACGCTGCTGCCCTGATTGGAGCTTCACCGCGGGAAATTGTCTGGACATCGGGTGCAACCGAGAGTATCAATCTGGCGATTCAGGGCAGCCTTCCGACTCTTCTCGCCCCGCCTGGAAGAGGGGCTGGGGGTGAGGGCAAACACCGCATTGGCCTGATGCCGATCGAACACAAAGCCGTCCTCGATACCTGTCGTGCGTTGGGAAAAAGAGGTTGGGCTGAGTTAATTTATCTACAGGTGGATTCCAGAGGCAGACTTGACCTGGAACATTTGGAGCAAGTCTGTGCGGGGGGACTGTCCCTGCTCTGTGTCATGGCAGCTAACAACGAGATTGGTAATATTTACCCGATTCAGGCGATCGCTCAAATTGCTCAACGCTACAACATCCCTTTTCTATGTGACGGCTCTCAGGCAGTCGGGAAAATTCCAATTCGATTTACAGACTGGGGACTGACCTATCTCGCGATTTCTGCCCATAAATTCTACGGACCCAAAGGTGTTGGAGCACTCGTTGTTCGCAGGGGGCATCATTTGGAGCCATTGATCTTTGGTGGCGGTCATCAGCGAGGAATGCGATCGGGCACGCTCAATGTGCCAGGGATTGTAGGGTTGGGAGAAGCGTGTCGGTTGCGATCGCTGGAAATGGAAGCAGATGAGCCGGCGATCGCGGCTAAACGTGACAGGCTCCAGGAATTACTTGTAGAAAAAATTCCTGACCTGGTAGTCAATGGAGATGTCGATCATCGTCTGGCAGGTAATTTACACATTGCAATGCCAGGTATTCCCAACAGTGCCATCATTGCGAGAGTTCGCCACCAACTGGCTATCTCAACGGGTTCAGCCTGCTCTTCTGGAGTTGAAACTCCATCCCACGTCCTGCAGGCTCTCAATTTACCTGAAGGTTTAATCGATGGGGCACTGCGTATTGGTATTGGGAAATTTACAACTTATGAGGAAATAGAGCGCACTGCAACTATCCTTCATAAGACTGTAGCGTTTTTCAAGTGAGTGAGGTACGTTTGATGACCCTCGCAACAATGTGAAAAAGATGCCAGTGTTTCTGCTCCCCAATCGCGGTGACACCCGGATGTTCTTCTTCCTCTAACCACTCGACCTCAAAGGGCTGGAGCAGGGCTTCAACCTGTTCGCGACTGTGATGGGTCCGGTTGGGATAGATGATCCAGGAATCTCGATCGCCAAACAATTGCCCACAGAAACGTCCTCCTGGTTTGAGCGATGTAACAATGGTGTCCCACAAGTGCGGAAAATTGGTGGGTGGACAGAAGGTGAGGCAAAAGCTGGCATTGATCAGATCAATCGCCGGAGGTAAGGTCAATTCCTCAAAGCGGATTCGTTGTGTTTGCAACCGGGCAGGCTGAAGATCAGGACGCTTGAGCAGGCGATCAAAAGCTTCCTGTTCCCCATCAATGGCTAAAACACGCCAGCCCCGTCGCAGCAACTCTACGGTGTCGCGTCCATCTCCACAACCCAGATCTACGGCCAGACGGGGTTCAGCAGAGGACGGTTCTGCGTCAAACTGATCTAACGCTTTAAGCAGGGTGTCGCGGGGTGGGCGGCCTTCCACCGCTTGATAGTAGGTCGCCCAGTGCTGCCCGGAGAGAGGATCAGTCGATTGAGTCATAGGCCAGCGATCGCAAGTTCGACATGGGTCTGACAGTTCTTAGGACAGACTCTAGCACAGGCTTCACAGCCCACACAATTATCAACATTGGTGATTGTCATCACCTTGCGCTCAATTTCATCTTCCTCTTCATCATCAACGAATTCCCCCTCTTCATTCAGCGCCCGTAGTGCCATCACGTTGCGTCCGCAGGTTTTTAAGCATCTGCCACAGCCAATGCAACGGGAAATATCGAT is from Leptothermofonsia sichuanensis E412 and encodes:
- a CDS encoding ABC transporter substrate-binding protein, whose protein sequence is MTTCVTIRQTVLQTFQLRSRSFLMAGFICLLLLLLSGCRPANFRSQAVQGSQLVLSALTDPKTFNYANNQSFPNIFLFTYEGLTRENGVTGEIEPALAESWEISPDQKRVVFTLRKGLKWSDGHPLTVDDVVFTYRDIVANPEIPTDGKDSLRIGSEGLFPQVRKLGDRQVEFLLPEPFAPLLRATAAPDGILIMPKHALEETLRTKGPDGNLKFISTWNTDTPPDQIIVNGPYLLDSYTAGQRLVFRRNPYYWRQDDQGNPLPKVDRIVWQFVESTDTQLLRFRSGELDIMGDSRPLRPEYYSLLKREEKRGNFRVYHGGPWSGILYLAFNLNKAQDASGKPVVDPVKSRWFNNLAFRQAVAYAINRDRININLFRGLGVIQNSPISVQSPYFLSPAEGLKVYAYNPEKARELLLGAGFRYNSQGQLLDAEGNRVRFTLLTNASNLVRVAMGAQIRQDLDQIGIQVDFNAINFNTLGDKLSTTRDWDAHIIGFTGGIDPHGSANFWMSNGASHYFNLKSQPGQQPLQNWEAADYEKEIDRLFIAGARELDESKRKVIYAEFQRLVQEQLPILLLVNDSALMAVRNKVEGLKYTGLPSWGLWNIQELQIKDNAVAH
- a CDS encoding DUF3598 family protein, whose protein sequence is MALFQIAETDGLGIPSLTCNEFKVPLAFLRNCGTWEGVARRISPTGALMDEHLVRVTIEINGSQYVQTNTVRIDTPREVTAHYYGDFREGTLVFPLTDEVYTLGGEKATGFSGIAWAITDDLIVYRGSRTLQGCKTFYNELIALTTLNHRVRTTQLFEDGVYKLVTMIEETKSTIPTQ
- a CDS encoding FAD-dependent oxidoreductase, producing the protein MVSLNSRIGIVGAGTSGVYLANLLLQQGFQVTVFEKAPYPRTEGCGIFLVQAGMEALHQGNPEICNQIIHAGSPVRCFEFRNLRGDVISSESVTNASHELPGMLVHRTAILEALLRPLPPECLHCGVDLQSITQTAHSVTAHFKDGSEWEGDLLVGADGIVSKVRQFVVPGVELCYLGDLVWRGVVTDKVFCPEGNFIVYVRGRGIYANFFDIGGDRTHWGFFIEKDLEDSERGSLRPQNSLIPARELAKLPKEARAVIEATPPEHIVSRYSYDIPPLPRLCQGRIVLIGDAAHAKSPTRARGMTAGFEDALSLVRHLVSSAQIEVAVEAYQTERKPIVHEYQRTSREMSQKIGRRHKQAA
- a CDS encoding MFS transporter; amino-acid sequence: MPDITSLFTQPWINQRWVAQVPVSPQPITPEAASVLFSGPQFFIALISGLLLAFAMQLLLTNLSVATGISYLGRLSSPVSDEPDSDIEDMGTTIRKIGMGVGIWTLVTVTISLFIACFLAVQLSLLSNNAVLGAIIGLVIWAAYFTLLVWVSSSTVGSLVGSVVNAATSGFQAIFGAATAAIGSRAAKKQVVSTAEAVAAAVRHELGSGIDPTSIRESIEDYVHRIQLPRFDLAQIRRDFEVLLNDPEIAQLADSDRLRHIDRQTFVDLVSHRTDFSREEVNRIADLLEGVWQQTVGRRSQRDSMAEIVDYLQSTRPGDLQIQELNARLDRLLAERSRSEPSGTSPEKSAGFLQQSLQVGLNAIVGMLIGRTDVSDLDLENVISRLKDAPDRISAQTNNVVAQLKAATSDTPAYSPIRSDVEQYLLNKYSWQMNPATINREFREVLYDPSADPGAIAQQLSQLNRSYFAELLGSRGVFTEAKIQQIADQLESIRRDVFAGAVTAREIEVEVDLKQRVEIYLTLTPKEQLVSEGILPAFKALLEDEEADDATLQHRLQPYHRGTLRAILLRRSDVTPTEAEIILNALEATRDRVLFESRSLNEQASQKLAEFQRRLESYLRNTGKSELNPEGIKQDLQLLLNDPQLGLQALRYRAAHIDRDTLVQLLRQREDISEAEANRILDDVESTWYRFIHSPRILVDAAKDQYDQTVNAIADYLRRTNLEELNPEGIQRDLKTLLEDPKQGSYALRKRLSKIDRETLVRLLSQREDLNEAQVNRAIDQTLAAIRQLIRSPRRLALRTQQTVMDFEASIEDYLRHTEKEELNPEGIKRDLELLVQSPREGLHSLGDRLSRFDRSTLVALLAQRPDMTEAEANRIVDQIESVRDQVRQIQARIQEVIDRIFARLRNYLNSLNRPELNYDGIQQDVRTLFDDPQAGFEALRARLSAFDRDTLVAILSSRRDISEADANRVIDQIEAARNNVLQRAERIQMEAQRRLETVKRQAQLQMEETRKAAAAAAWWLFMTALISAVAAAGAGAIAAS
- a CDS encoding DUF1810 domain-containing protein; translation: MEDGKQADSTDDLYDLKRFLQAQETDYERALSEIRNGRKRSHWMWYIFPQFDGLGFSQTSKRYSIKSIAEAKAYLSHPVLGPRLIECIEATRSIEGRSAYEIFGSPDDMKLKSCATLFAYVSSPGSVFDRLLDRFFQGDRDRKTLSLLNRHHS
- a CDS encoding pentapeptide repeat-containing protein, encoding MQMITISKAIVLLSSSALVGCFPTFNVGQPQADASPQAAVSSQVAVSPPSTQTTAQQPGKDQAIAQAMAGREALNQLHSTKQCPGCDLQGANLENADLSGANLQNANLTRADLEKANLSNANLSGANLQNADLEDAILTGANLQNANFTGADLEDANFTGADVTGASFTGAKLKGVIGLNR
- a CDS encoding cysteine desulfurase family protein, with amino-acid sequence MPTSDPTIYLDYHATTPVDRRVADRVYHFMTQEFGNASSVDHEWGDRAEAAIKQAAQHAAALIGASPREIVWTSGATESINLAIQGSLPTLLAPPGRGAGGEGKHRIGLMPIEHKAVLDTCRALGKRGWAELIYLQVDSRGRLDLEHLEQVCAGGLSLLCVMAANNEIGNIYPIQAIAQIAQRYNIPFLCDGSQAVGKIPIRFTDWGLTYLAISAHKFYGPKGVGALVVRRGHHLEPLIFGGGHQRGMRSGTLNVPGIVGLGEACRLRSLEMEADEPAIAAKRDRLQELLVEKIPDLVVNGDVDHRLAGNLHIAMPGIPNSAIIARVRHQLAISTGSACSSGVETPSHVLQALNLPEGLIDGALRIGIGKFTTYEEIERTATILHKTVAFFK
- a CDS encoding class I SAM-dependent methyltransferase, producing MTQSTDPLSGQHWATYYQAVEGRPPRDTLLKALDQFDAEPSSAEPRLAVDLGCGDGRDTVELLRRGWRVLAIDGEQEAFDRLLKRPDLQPARLQTQRIRFEELTLPPAIDLINASFCLTFCPPTNFPHLWDTIVTSLKPGGRFCGQLFGDRDSWIIYPNRTHHSREQVEALLQPFEVEWLEEEEHPGVTAIGEQKHWHLFHIVARVIKRTSLT